The sequence AATATATAAATAGATATTAAAATCAAATTTTACTATTCTTAATTTAAAATTTTTTTATAAAATATAAGAAAATTTAATTTATCTTAATAAAAATTTAGCCTTAAATAAATTTCAAAAAGGCTTCCTTAACGTATTCTGCTTTAATGGAAGCCCTTTCGATTTATAGTCAATATAGATTAATTTAATCAAAGATTATAAAATTCCTTTAGTTTTCCTTTATTTATTTTTTAATTCATCCTTTATACAGGTAACATCATTTTGAATGTCTTCCACTATTCCGAATTTCTGAGATAACTCCTTTATAATATCCTGATTTTCCTTTATGGTCTCCTGATACTTGCTCTCCCTCTTTTTACTGTCATACAGTACATATAAAAAGAGAAACACAAATAATGCAGACCAAATACCGTTACCTGCTGCTAATTTGAAAAGCTGCTGTTCCAATCTGCCACCTCCAAAATTAATTTAAATAATTTATAAATTCTTCTTTACATACGTGTTAATACGTGCTATAATATTTATAGAGAGTGAGGGAAGATAATGAAAACAAGTGAATTGTTAAAACTACTTAAAAGTAATGGAATTCGTCTTTATCGTCATGGGAAGAAGCATGATATTTATTATAGTCCCATAACTGATAAGACCTTCCCGGTGCCAAGGCATAACACCGAAGTTGCCGGCGGCACTCTCAAAAGCATTTTAAAAGATGCAGGGTTGAAATAATCCTGCATCTAAATGAAAATAATACACTTAAGGAGGTGTATCATATGTCTAAATATTTATTTCCGGCAATATTTACCCCTGAATCAAATGGAAGTTATTCTGTAAACTTCCCTGATATTGAAGGTTGCTATACTCAAGGAAATAATTTAAAAGAAGCTTATGAAATGGCAGAAGATGTATTGTGCCTTTGTCTATATGATATGGAAGAAACTAATAAACCAATTCCCTCACCTTCCAATCCAAAGGATATTGTAAAAGATGATAACTCCTTTGTAGCAATAATCGGAGTTGATACTCTTGAATACCGTATGTTTTACGATAATAAAGCAGTTAAAAAAACTCTTACAATTCCGCAATGGTTAAATACCATGGCTGAACGTGAAGGCGTAAACTTCTCCTATGTTTTACAATCAGCTTTAAAAAAACAACTCGGTATAACAGATAGATAAGAGGTCCAACAAAGACCTCTTTTTTCTATCTTAGCTGCCACCTCCAAAATTGCATTAAAAAAGAACCTACCTGAGTAAGTTTTCTTTGAAAAATTTCAGATAATATAAAAAGCAGCCAAAGCCGCATATAATTAATGGCGGGAGCATGTGGGAATCGAACCCACCCAGGACGCTATTAACGCCCTATACTGATTTTGAAGACCAGAAGGCACACCAGCACCTATCTACCCCCATGTGAACAAATACCATTATAAGATATAAAACGACATATTACAAGTTGTTTTTAAAAATTCGTTTCAGTTATTTTAAAGTTTCCCTTCTCGTTTACAATTTTAAAATTCACTACCTTTTTTTCTTCAACCTTCTCTTTTGTACTGATGGATACTCCTGTAAGTACTTCAATATTGTTGGAATAACCAGACATCGTATATCCTATTAAATTATACTGATCTATATAATCTATATTACTTTTTAAATAGGCTACCTTCGTATTATAATTAATATTATCATTACCCTCTATTTTCATGATACTCAAAAGCCCATTCAAATTTTCCTGAGTTATATAATCATAATATTGTTTCACTATATCTATAGGACTCGCGTAATCTTTATTAACAATTAATGAGCTGAATGATAACGGTTCTCTTATTAGGTAATATTTTGTCAAAACATTCCTCATTTTCCCATCGATAAGGATTTGAACCTTTTTTATAGAGGAAATACTCGTCAATGAGTTGACTATAGAATATATTACAAATGCTTCTTCCTTCTCGGAATAATCTTTTAATATTTCCTTTGAAAAATTTACATATGCCGTATCGTCAATAACTTCCGCCGATAGCAGTTTTACTTCCCGTGGAATAATATTTCTTAATTTATTTTTGTCAGTTCCTTTTAATAACTCTTGAATCACCACATTTGCCAGTTCCTCATTGCTTCTCGATACCAACCTTATTTCCGGAAGCAAAAATTTCATCTTATTATTAGGATAATAAAGCACTATTTCGGTCTTATCTCCCGGAAGAGGGCTGATGGGAGGATAATTATTACTTCCTTCATATATTACATCATAATTCTGACAAGAAGAAAGTATTGAAATTAAAAGGAGCATAGTAATTATGATAGAAATTACTCGTTTCATGCATATTCCTCCAATTAAATGAATCATAAAAGTTACTGCAAAGGTAATTTTATATAAAAAGTACTTCCCTTTCCGTACTGACTGTCAACCTCAATTATTCCTTTATGAAGAGACACTATCTGCCAAGAAATAGACAAACCTAATCCGGTCCCTCCTGTTTCTCTGGACCTGGCTTTATCCACTCTGTAAAACCTTTCAAATATATGAGGGATACAATCTTCAGGTATCCCAATACCGTTATCTTTAATAGCAATTACTGCATATTGTTCTAAAGTATATAATTTTATTTCAATTAATCCGTTTTGTTGAGTATACTTAATAGCATTATCTATAACATTAATTACAGCTTGTTGAATTTTATCTTGATCTATTGATATCTGAACCTTTTCTTCCAATATCAATGTTAGTTTTATGGATTTTTTTTCAGCCAAAGGTTTCATACTTAAAACTATTTTCTCCAATAAAAAATTGATATAAGTGGTTCTATAATTTAAAATAATATTTTCCTTTCCCAAAGTTGTTAAAGAAAGCAGATCGCTGATTATATTATTCAGCCTATCAACTTCACTGTCTATATCCTGTAAAAACTCCCTGTAAATTTCTATATTTTCTTCATTTTCACTCAGCAGAGATTCTGATAATATCTTTATGGAAGAAAGAGGAGTCCTGAGCTCATGAGAAACATTAGCTACAAAATCTTTCCGCTCCGTATCTGCCTGATCCAATTTAAGTATCATCATATTAAAAGCATCTGCTACATCCCTAAACTCATCATTTGTTTCAATATTTATCTTCTCTTTTAAATTTCCCTGGGAAGCCTTATTTATTACTCTTTTAAATTCATCTAAAGGTTGAAATATCAAACCCATTAATAGAAAGCTGATGCAGATGTTTACCAGCATACTTACAATAGATATTATAATGATCTTGTTTTGTATATGTTGAACCTCTTCATAAATACTGTTGATAGAAGCAGATATAAGAGTAGCCCCGATTACATTTTTGTCAACAGTAACAGGAACAGCTACATACATAACTCGTCCCATAATCTTAAAATTATGAATGTTGGAAGTTGCCATCCCTTTTAAAGCACTATTTATCTCGTCATGCTTAAAAACTTCCCCTACAAATGTATCTCCTGAGTCCGCCTGCACTATATTATTTGTATCAACAATGATAATTCTCGACTTAATTTCATTACTATATTCCTTTACCATTGATTTAATATAAGCTAAATCCATATTACGGGTTAAAAGATAATTTTTAACTCTGATGGAGATGATGTTTGCTTTCGCAAAAGTATCAACTTTTTTCTTTTCTAAGGAATTTTCCAAAATAGAATTGATTGTAACAGCATTAATAATGAATAAAGATACCATAAGTAACAACAAATAGGTGGAAATTAATTTCCACCTTACACTATAAAACCATTTTCTCCTATTGAACTTTACTCCTAAAATAATAACCAACTCCCCACTTAGTGAGAATATATTCTGCTTGGCTGGAATCCTTTTCTATTTTTTCTCTTAACCTCCTAATATGAACATCTACAGTCCTTAAATCCCCAAAATATTCGTATCCCCAAATAGTCTCCAAAAGTTCTTCCCTTGTAAATACCTTCCCGGGATTCGTCACCAAAAGGAGAAGCAGATCAAATTCCTTTGCAGTAAGATTTACTTCCCGTCCTTTAACCGTAAGTTTTCTTCCTAATGTATTAATAGTAAAATCGTCAATTTGAACTACCTGATCTACAATTTTCGTATTTTTCATATTAATTCTTCTGAGCACTGCCTTAATCCTTGCTTTCAATTCCAATATATTAAATGGCTTTGTAAGATAATCATCAGCCCCATATTCCAATCCCAATATTTTATCGATATCGTCTCCCTTGGCGGTAAGCATAATAATCGGGATCTGAGAGTCCTGCCTTATCCTCTGACAAACTTCAAGGCCATCAATTCCGGGAAGCATAAGATCAAGTATTATCAAATCATAATCTCTTTTAAAGGTTTTATCCAAAGCTTCATGGCCGTCAAAAGCGGTATCAACTGTATAACCATCCTGTTCAAGGCTGTATTTCAATCCCTTTACAAATATCTTTTCATCATCAACTATTAATATCTTGGTGTCCATAAAATTTCACCTCGTATTTTAACAAATCTGAGTATCCATAAACCATCAAACAACTTTTACGTTATTTTAAATATATTCTTTCATTGTCAATTCTTTTTGTAATTTTCATTTCATCAAAATTTTCTAGTAAGTTAAGGGCTGCTTTTCTGTTTGTATTCAATAAATCTCTATAATTTCCTACGGATATCTTATCATTATTTTTGAAATATTCCTCTAAAATATTTAGTGCTTTTAAATAAATTTCTTTATGAATAAAAAAGTCATCTTTAATCTTTAAAATAATTCCCTCATCCAGCAATGCAGCAAATACCTTTTCAGTTTCCTTTTTATCATATTTCATTATTCTTAATATTTCCTCCTTATTAGGAGGATTTAATTCTGAATCCATATAAACTTTTTCTATTTCCTCTTTGATTTTTTTCTGAACATCACTATATTTAATTTCAAATTCTTTTAAGGATATACTTTCCTTTACCTGTTTAATATACCCTTTTTCAATCATATAATTTATAAATAAATCCCCTACCTTTTGTTTCGTATCCTTCAAATATTTGCTCCTCAATTCCTCCTTTGAAATCCCGGCTTTTAAAGGATTATCTTTATGATAAATATTTAATTCGTTAATAATGTTGTTTTTCAAACGCTCAAAATAATCCTTATGAATAACGGCTGTATCTTTTGTCAGAGGAAATAAGATTATTTTATCTGCTTTGCTCAATTTCTTTACTTCTTCTTCAACTTTTTCTTCAGGTATGACGGAATACATGGATATATCTTTGATTGTAGGATACAATCTGCTTTTTTCAAATATAATCTTTTCGATTATGTGAGAAATATCTCCCTTTTCCTTTAATTCCAACTCTTTTATAATCTTTTCATCAAATCTTTTTTTCTTCTCCGGATTAACCTCTATTATCTCCCCCCCTCCTATAGTAAACATCGGAGAATAGAACCTTAGTATAAACTTATCACCTTTTTTAGCTACTATTTCTTCTTCCAATCTCAACTGGACATATGCACTTTCTCCCGGATATAAGGATTCCTTATCCAATAATATTATTCGACATAATACCTCTTTGGATTCAATATAAAGTCGGAGCCTTGTTCTGTTTTCTATGCTTCTCGAAATATCTTTTAACAATCTGATTTTACCGTCTATCATCATTGTTTTTTTCATGGAACCCTTATATCCTAATACGTCTCCTCTCTGAATTTCATTTTTTTTGACTCCTGCAAGATTTGCAGCTACTCTTTGTCCTGCATAAGCTATTGAAACATCCTCATCATGGACCTGCAATGATCTTATCCTGCAAACTTTATTTCCTGGGAAAATCTGAACTTCATCCCCGACTTTAAAAGTTCCCGAAAGAAGAGTCCCTGTAACTATGGTTCCGATTCCTGGCAGGACAAACACTCTATCCACAGGTAGTCTTGGAGTTCCCGTGAAATCCCTTTCCTCCACTTCATCAGCAGCTTTGTCGATAGCACTTATTACTTTATCTATTCCTTCCCCCGTCATTGAAGACGCAGGTATTATATCGCAGTTTTCCAGAAAAGTTCCTTTTGTTTCATTTCTTATATCTTCTACTACTAATTTTCTCCATTCATCATCTACCAAATCAATTTTGGTTAATACAACAAATCCTTTC is a genomic window of Acidilutibacter cellobiosedens containing:
- a CDS encoding BhlA/UviB family holin-like peptide, producing the protein MEQQLFKLAAGNGIWSALFVFLFLYVLYDSKKRESKYQETIKENQDIIKELSQKFGIVEDIQNDVTCIKDELKNK
- a CDS encoding type II toxin-antitoxin system HicA family toxin, with the translated sequence MKTSELLKLLKSNGIRLYRHGKKHDIYYSPITDKTFPVPRHNTEVAGGTLKSILKDAGLK
- a CDS encoding type II toxin-antitoxin system HicB family antitoxin → MSKYLFPAIFTPESNGSYSVNFPDIEGCYTQGNNLKEAYEMAEDVLCLCLYDMEETNKPIPSPSNPKDIVKDDNSFVAIIGVDTLEYRMFYDNKAVKKTLTIPQWLNTMAEREGVNFSYVLQSALKKQLGITDR
- a CDS encoding GerMN domain-containing protein, with protein sequence MKRVISIIITMLLLISILSSCQNYDVIYEGSNNYPPISPLPGDKTEIVLYYPNNKMKFLLPEIRLVSRSNEELANVVIQELLKGTDKNKLRNIIPREVKLLSAEVIDDTAYVNFSKEILKDYSEKEEAFVIYSIVNSLTSISSIKKVQILIDGKMRNVLTKYYLIREPLSFSSLIVNKDYASPIDIVKQYYDYITQENLNGLLSIMKIEGNDNINYNTKVAYLKSNIDYIDQYNLIGYTMSGYSNNIEVLTGVSISTKEKVEEKKVVNFKIVNEKGNFKITETNF
- a CDS encoding sensor histidine kinase: MVSLFIINAVTINSILENSLEKKKVDTFAKANIISIRVKNYLLTRNMDLAYIKSMVKEYSNEIKSRIIIVDTNNIVQADSGDTFVGEVFKHDEINSALKGMATSNIHNFKIMGRVMYVAVPVTVDKNVIGATLISASINSIYEEVQHIQNKIIIISIVSMLVNICISFLLMGLIFQPLDEFKRVINKASQGNLKEKINIETNDEFRDVADAFNMMILKLDQADTERKDFVANVSHELRTPLSSIKILSESLLSENEENIEIYREFLQDIDSEVDRLNNIISDLLSLTTLGKENIILNYRTTYINFLLEKIVLSMKPLAEKKSIKLTLILEEKVQISIDQDKIQQAVINVIDNAIKYTQQNGLIEIKLYTLEQYAVIAIKDNGIGIPEDCIPHIFERFYRVDKARSRETGGTGLGLSISWQIVSLHKGIIEVDSQYGKGSTFYIKLPLQ
- a CDS encoding response regulator transcription factor; protein product: MDTKILIVDDEKIFVKGLKYSLEQDGYTVDTAFDGHEALDKTFKRDYDLIILDLMLPGIDGLEVCQRIRQDSQIPIIMLTAKGDDIDKILGLEYGADDYLTKPFNILELKARIKAVLRRINMKNTKIVDQVVQIDDFTINTLGRKLTVKGREVNLTAKEFDLLLLLVTNPGKVFTREELLETIWGYEYFGDLRTVDVHIRRLREKIEKDSSQAEYILTKWGVGYYFRSKVQ
- the selB gene encoding selenocysteine-specific translation elongation factor, whose product is MKHIIVGTAGHIDHGKTTLIRAITGRDTDRLEEEKRRGISIDLGFTYFDLPSGKRAGIIDVPGHEKFIKNMLAGAMGMDVVILVIGADEGIMPQTKEHMAILDLLGTKKGFVVLTKIDLVDDEWRKLVVEDIRNETKGTFLENCDIIPASSMTGEGIDKVISAIDKAADEVEERDFTGTPRLPVDRVFVLPGIGTIVTGTLLSGTFKVGDEVQIFPGNKVCRIRSLQVHDEDVSIAYAGQRVAANLAGVKKNEIQRGDVLGYKGSMKKTMMIDGKIRLLKDISRSIENRTRLRLYIESKEVLCRIILLDKESLYPGESAYVQLRLEEEIVAKKGDKFILRFYSPMFTIGGGEIIEVNPEKKKRFDEKIIKELELKEKGDISHIIEKIIFEKSRLYPTIKDISMYSVIPEEKVEEEVKKLSKADKIILFPLTKDTAVIHKDYFERLKNNIINELNIYHKDNPLKAGISKEELRSKYLKDTKQKVGDLFINYMIEKGYIKQVKESISLKEFEIKYSDVQKKIKEEIEKVYMDSELNPPNKEEILRIMKYDKKETEKVFAALLDEGIILKIKDDFFIHKEIYLKALNILEEYFKNNDKISVGNYRDLLNTNRKAALNLLENFDEMKITKRIDNERIYLK